ATGTTTCGTGTAAATTATGTGCGACCTACGCCAATGAcacgaatttagggatgacaatcgTGATTAGGACTGTAGCTCTACTGCTGTTTGAGACCTTATGGTATGTTCGTTAGATTAGGTCCCATTTCCACTGTTGTTCTCCTACCAAAGGATGCTTTCAGTCATCCTGGCAATTTTCGATTCGCCAATCGTTTTATAGTGTGTAAGTTTAAAGATTTTAGGAAGCAGAGTATCAGTCCCTGGTGCATCCATAGTACCCAATCATTGTTAGTGAGGTTACATGTAATTACATGTGTACGAATTTAGTATAGACAGTGAGTTAGTGTTGTGTGTACTTTTGTATGCATTTCATTGTTAAAACGAACTTTGTAGGAGCGATACAATGTCCTAATTGTGCCTTAGTTGGTATCAAACCAATTGATGCATCAAGTATTACGCAAGTTTCTAAGTGAAGCCCGTTGACAGGCCCTATTTTCGGCATGGTTATCAGGCTGTATCTCTCTAACTGTTCTGTGACAGACTTATGAACAGAagatgagaaggttcattttcaccgcctgAGGAAATATAAAAAGTAGGTCGTGCGTAATCCCCTTTTACCAAATAGAGCCATTGCTGCCCTAAACCGCCTTGCCAAGGCCGCCTTGCTACGAGCCGCCATGACCGCCCTGAACCGCCTTATCGACGATTTCTTTGCATATCTGAATTCTTGAGAGTATTAGCTTTCATATAAATAAATATAACTTGTGATACGTGATTTTGAATTCCAACAATACATAAAGATCATTAAAAATTCATATGTGAATTTGTGAAATCCTCCAAAAAATAGGCGGTTACAGATGGAAAGTGCAAAACAATAGGTGGCTCTATTGGGTTAACCTCACATTTTCTGGTGATGTTCAACTGAAACAGCTCCTTGGTAACATTGCCAAAGAATTTGTCTAAATAAAACCTGGCACATTGTACTTGTTtccatttcagtttcttttCCTTTCCTCAGATTTGTTGATGTGTGGCCTAGACTGTTTTGATTTGCTTGAACTGTTTGCTTCCTTTCATTCTTCTATGAATAGTTGTATTTCAGGTGGTGATGGTTTAGCAAAGCGCAACAACTTTAGCAATGGGTAGTATCACAAGCAGTCAAGATTACTAAAGAAAACCAGTGCAGATTATTTTTCCCAAGTATTCAGATTATCGGTAACTTCTTAAAAACGTTTTGGGCACAGAAAACTAAAAAAagattttcatcttctttaggTCCACCTGCAAGTACTAGTACACCCAGGGGCACAGTATCAAATCGTGGCAGAGGTCGGGGTCGTGGCGGTAACCAAGGCGGTCCTTCCAATCGCACTCGAGGCTTCTCGTCTGGGAGTGATGATGGATCCAGATCAGTGGCTAATCAAGACGACAACCTTGTCATCAAAATCGAAAATGAATTTTTTGCACATCATAAAAAGTCTGGTGGACAATCATCTGGTGACTTGAAGTCGCCAGGATCTGGGATGCCGCCGAGTCCAGGGTTCAGGTCCGAGCCCAGGTCAGCTAATCAGCGGACGTCTCCTGGTGAGAGGACCAGACCTGTTCCTGCTCGTGGCCCATCCGGGAGAACATCTGCTCCCAAGGGCCGAGGCGTAGCTCTGAAAGCAAGGTCTGAAAAGCAACGAGGTTCACCGGGGGGAATTGTTGCCAGGGGTGCTCAGCCAAACTCTGATGACACTGTTATAAAAGTATTAACATTTGAAGACAATCTAACTCATCCTCAGCCGAAAAGAAATAATCAGAAACGTGACCGAGGCCAACAGAAAAACACACAGAGGACTAGTTCTCAGAAAGACTCACCGCAAAGTGTGAGGGAGTCTGGACCTGTGGAGGAGTCCAAGTCTGCCAGAGAGTTAACACCTGAGCAGAAACGAATGCCTCTGCAGCAGAGACGATTTTCTCCTGAGCAAACCCGTGATGTTCGACACGTGTCACCACGGCCTGAGAGAGAGAAGATACCTGAAGAAACGAGAGAAGTGACCGAAGCTGACTCGAATGGTGTCAAGACCCCTGCGGGTGCTGCCACCTCCAGGGAGAAGGAGGAAGGAACCCCTGACTTATATGGAGTTCACATGGACGAGGAGGAACTGCAATCTTATCAGACATACCTTGCCGAATGCCGGGAAAAGGGCGATAAATTCCTCGCGGAATATGAAGAAGACTTTGAGGAGATAGATTACGATCAGTACCGTTTGAAACTAGATGTGGACTTGTGTGGGGTTGTGCCAGTGTCGGTGGCCAGTCCGATGAGTGATGTGAGTGGGGAGAGCTTGAGTCCATTTATGCTCAAGACGCCCACGGGACATGTTAAAGTCATTGACTGGGCTGCAGAGATGGATAATACGTATCAGGACTCCCGAAGTAGTGGTGCATTTGAAAGTTTGAACTCGACAAATTCCTTTGCTGAAGATGCGGGGGAAAGTGCTAAGGGGGATGATGAGGGAGGCCAGGAGGGGGATGTACATGATGATGCGGTACAGGTAGGGGATGGTGAGGATAATGGGGTACATAGTGGGGATGATGATGGGgaagatgatggagatgatgatgaggctCAGGAGGCCCAATATGATGAAGAAGTTGAATGTGATGAAACGGCTGGTGGAGAACTTGACGCGGGGGTCTTGTATGACGGTCTGGAGGGGGGTGAATATTATGTTGATGAGGAGGATGAAGAGGGGGCTgaggatggtgatgatgaatttGAAGATGCcgtggatgatgatgaggaggaatTCTATGAAAATGGTGAGGGTGAGGTGGATGAAGCAGGCGAGGCGAAAAAAGTTCCGGAGGAGACTATCTCAGTGGTTACGAACGAAACCACACCTGTTGTAGAACAATCGGAAGGATTACGAGATGGTTCTCAGCAGCAGGAGGAATTACATCTGCGTCCTTCAGAGCTGCAAGAGACAGTCAGTGATGCAGCTGATGTCGGCTCTGCAGGCCAGCCTGAACCACAAAAGTCTGCCACTGAAGAGGATGTTCCTGACGAGGCCGATGCCTACCCAGATTGTGATCAGCCTGAAGACCCACCCATGATGGATGCACCTATTGAGAGTATTGCCACAGGAGCAGCTGTGCCAAGCTCAGAAGAATCAAAGCCAAAAACAGAAGGTATGTTGAGTGTCAGAATCGGATCCAGTTTAGTTTTCATCCTTACATTCATTTGATAAGACACATTCAAAGTGAAAGATTGTGTCCCTAGTTTCAGCTGGGAGAGCTTTCAGACACGGATTGCCCAATACACAAACTGGCCCGGCCAGTACAATTTGATTTTTCTGATATGGATAACAGAATTGGTCTAAGAACCCAAGAAGTATAAACTCCTGCAAGTGTCTACACTCAGTACTTGCTCAAGCTCTTATCTATAAACTTTTCCAACATGCGTGTCAGGTATATAAACGTTTTCCTCCACACAACAAACCAAAGACAAGTTGACTTCCCTACCAACGCACTCATTATCAGTGATGCTGCCATCAACTTGCTGTCCATCTTTTTTCAGAATCCATCTCGGAAAAGGAAGTGGAGATGAATCCAAcagcagaagaaaaagaaaagacagAATGAGTGGTAAGGTGAGGCACAACACTATACATACCGTCAAAATCACTGCAAGACTGAAACATTTGACAGTCTGAAAACGATAAGATGGAAACTATGAAAAGACTTGTTCATCCTTCTCAAAGTGCTTTTCATATATTTCCCGATCTAACCTGACACCTTTCAGTTGAACTCAGCTTAGGTACTCAATCAGCACTGCCATATGAGCATTACTGATCGGTACCCGTTTATACACCTGGGGTGTATTCGACTCCCTGTTCTCCACCGTTCTGGAACGGACCGAGAACAGGCGAACACGTTCCCGAGTCTCAAACGGTTTAGTACTATAGCTAGCCTATAGGAACCACAGGAAAACCCCGGCCGGCAAGTTATTTTCGTCAATGAACAAGGCGCGATAAAATCGATTTTCCGTCTAAGGTTTCGTCAACTCTGTTAAAAATTTTATTTGTACAAGTGTatatttacattttttagtTGTATAGCGGGTTAAAGCTGTTCAAgacattgttttattgttaaAATCGCACAAAAAATAATGTAAAAAGCAGATGGACTGTCCCTGTCCGCCATTTTTGTTCTTGGTTCGTTCCCGCTGCACCAGCAGACGAGGTGGTGTGGGATTTGGGAACAGAAACGGTTCCCGAATGTGTTCTCGCATGTTTGACTCATTCGAGAACGGGGAGTCGAATACACCCCTGGGTGGAATGCTGGACACGGAAGGCAAAGAGGCATGTCTAGAGCCTCACGTCAATGGTGGGGATCGTCTGCGAGTCAAAGAGACCCGAGGAATTTCACTTAAAGAAGTATGACTCCTATTTTGCTTAGGTTTCATACCATACTGCTCTCTGCTTTCAGCTCCTCACATGTTCATTAGCCCGGTGCAGTTCTGCCACTCATGTCAAACAACAGGCAGTGTCTTCCACTCATATCAAACGTTGCAACAGATTGCTGGGCAAAAAAAGGGTATCAGGAACAAAATGCTGAAGACGGTGCAAGTTATGGAAGACTGAGGGTATTTTTGATTGCAGTTTATTTTGACATGTTGTATGCGGGCAGTGTATGTTGAAACAGTTTTGACTCGCAAAAGGATTTGgtgctgatttgaatttgttgTCTTCTGCAGAGCTTTGTTTAGCCTCAAATTAATCTCATGGGCATGATACAGTTGGTACTGAGAGGCTCAATTTTCCCACTTTGATCAATGTAATTAAACAGAGTATTCTTGATTGACTTAACTCTTATTCGTGTTGATGCCAGTTTCGGACCTTGTTATTCCatttttcaaggtaaaaattTAATACCTTTGGTGTATCAGTCCTTAGACTGGCCACGTAATTAAAAATTATCATGCGTGCAGTTTCAAGTGGTGGAAGGCCAAGGTGAATTAGAATGTGGTTTTGAAAGAAGAATGCGTCACTAGAAATATTTCGCCAGGGCATTTAGTGTTTTAGTAAATTATTGCTGACTAGATGCTTGTACCGGTTACAGTAATGCATTTATTGGCTGGACAATCAAGCTTCTAATGGCATTTGGTTTGCACAGGTTAATAATACTGAGGGTTGTATTTAGATTGCCTGGAGAGGGGGGCAGACAGGTTCTGCTACTGACAACCTAGCTACTTACTAACTGAAATTGTGTACTCTTTTTTTTGTGATGCCCCTGATATATTTATTCACAAATTGAACAGCTCATAGAAGTTGATTAAACTGAAAAACTTTCTTTTTCATACTTTTGGTTGGCACTTTAATTATCTTTGATTATAAATTGAAGCAAATGGTGGTGCTGAAGCAATGTTTACTTGAAATTGTCACGTAAATTCAAAGATTAGGTGTCATTACTAGATTTGATAGCAGCATTCTGTGTAAATATGGTGTTGTAAAAGTTCTcgctgaaatgaaaataatcctTGCAAACTGATTTTACCATAATGCTGGTGTGCTGACCCATTGAAATGGTCATCGTTCACATTTTGCTTGCAAGTCGAGGATGAATTGTATTTGTTAcattcttcaaatattttccaTCTATACTTTTTCGAGGAATTCATATTCTAtgaggccacaccaatttaatGCCTTGGATAGCAGGAGAGGAGGCAGATTTTTTTTTATCACAGCCCTCTTGACTTTTGTTGATCAAATTTTTACATCATTGCCTTGGTCTCATCACAGATGATTCGTTGCCATCAGTTGTATTAAGTTGACAAGTGAAACCCCAGCAAGACCAAGGTCTTTCTTTATTTATGTCAACAGGTGGCATCTGATGCTGGTCGTTGGTCGGTGGTTTGGGGAAATGGGTTAATATTCATAGGTGGGCCAGATGAAGTTATCAACTTGGTGTGGCCTGAGAAATCAGACAACTGAAATAAGAGGAAGGACTGATTCTGATTCGGCATAGATTAAACCATTTCTCAAAACATCATGGTTCCCTGATCAcaaagtcgtacttccacctatcaaatccccgtgtcttttgcgcttacacctataaattgccgtgtctaaatagacccgtgtgtcaaatccccgtgtcaattagccccatcgagctcgatggggctaatcgggggctaatttagacccgtgttcaacacgggttttttgataggtggaatctgaatagacacggcaattgcaagttctaagatccggcgacagatggcgcggtgtagttgcctcggtattgggcatgcgaaattcccctccaatgggaaagaaacacaggagagctccctacctacagcgcacctgttgccggggctattaaccattatctaacaccactgataggtgtaagtgcgccccgggttttttgacacacggcgaagacacgggtcttgaaaaaacacggggttttatgataggtggaactacgacttatcAAAATATGTAAGGTCAGGATATTGGAAGATATTTGCAATTTGTGGCCGATAATTTCACCAccaagttttattcatgtctgatgtttccaaaaaaagaaaacagtGTTGTGCATTTTCAGTTCATTAATCATGAGACTTTGGTGCTGAAACGTTGTTGTATAAAACAGATGCTCAAGGGAATCAAAAATGTTGAATATTATCGAACAGATTGTTACACTACGCCATGGGTTCCTTCAGATTTAGCCTATATGTATGTCATAATTGTATTGTATTTAGTGTATTCAAGTCACTGGTTTACTTTTCAATCAAGAGAAGCAAAATTTTAGGCAAATTCTTAAA
Above is a window of Lineus longissimus chromosome 3, tnLinLong1.2, whole genome shotgun sequence DNA encoding:
- the LOC135484044 gene encoding uncharacterized protein LOC135484044 isoform X1 produces the protein MAARQTRPPPQRSVFKPSGGRDPAIADMSKEEKEEMLNRKMEEIKRKNEAIKKRYEEVEADKRYAEELMKQQGPVEGEEEPTKRSPSARKEMKGQINEERKKRPLSMDVTEAKPSRMSTGRGRKLERMAKEKLRAPEVGAMRQNEEPQLRQEPVRRKERPKSEGWFDQEKIQQAGHQYERSNSGQQYDHSNSDRSNQRHDRGAENRSDRSNPRNEPGSGRIGFDRANSRNEPGSGRINNSRNEPGSGRVDRSNSRNNDHRHERRNAGMRNDQEGADNQARHDPRRNDREFHSSPQDRPGPPHQRGGIREQESEQNPDGPPPDPTFNFLADRSRDPSKAESRDVTRRHPGNFGGVSFGNVRKQIQHEKQRLGRGGSRGPPQSKLELTMRMTGKERAQYLDWKRERHEIDENRIRRQQDQEGEWRREWDHDKLEQQGRKTEPARRPGPPASTSTPRGTVSNRGRGRGRGGNQGGPSNRTRGFSSGSDDGSRSVANQDDNLVIKIENEFFAHHKKSGGQSSGDLKSPGSGMPPSPGFRSEPRSANQRTSPGERTRPVPARGPSGRTSAPKGRGVALKARSEKQRGSPGGIVARGAQPNSDDTVIKVLTFEDNLTHPQPKRNNQKRDRGQQKNTQRTSSQKDSPQSVRESGPVEESKSARELTPEQKRMPLQQRRFSPEQTRDVRHVSPRPEREKIPEETREVTEADSNGVKTPAGAATSREKEEGTPDLYGVHMDEEELQSYQTYLAECREKGDKFLAEYEEDFEEIDYDQYRLKLDVDLCGVVPVSVASPMSDVSGESLSPFMLKTPTGHVKVIDWAAEMDNTYQDSRSSGAFESLNSTNSFAEDAGESAKGDDEGGQEGDVHDDAVQVGDGEDNGVHSGDDDGEDDGDDDEAQEAQYDEEVECDETAGGELDAGVLYDGLEGGEYYVDEEDEEGAEDGDDEFEDAVDDDEEEFYENGEGEVDEAGEAKKVPEETISVVTNETTPVVEQSEGLRDGSQQQEELHLRPSELQETVSDAADVGSAGQPEPQKSATEEDVPDEADAYPDCDQPEDPPMMDAPIESIATGAAVPSSEESKPKTEESISEKEVEMNPTAEEKEKTE
- the LOC135484044 gene encoding uncharacterized protein LOC135484044 isoform X2: MAARQTRPPPQPSGGRDPAIADMSKEEKEEMLNRKMEEIKRKNEAIKKRYEEVEADKRYAEELMKQQGPVEGEEEPTKRSPSARKEMKGQINEERKKRPLSMDVTEAKPSRMSTGRGRKLERMAKEKLRAPEVGAMRQNEEPQLRQEPVRRKERPKSEGWFDQEKIQQAGHQYERSNSGQQYDHSNSDRSNQRHDRGAENRSDRSNPRNEPGSGRIGFDRANSRNEPGSGRINNSRNEPGSGRVDRSNSRNNDHRHERRNAGMRNDQEGADNQARHDPRRNDREFHSSPQDRPGPPHQRGGIREQESEQNPDGPPPDPTFNFLADRSRDPSKAESRDVTRRHPGNFGGVSFGNVRKQIQHEKQRLGRGGSRGPPQSKLELTMRMTGKERAQYLDWKRERHEIDENRIRRQQDQEGEWRREWDHDKLEQQGRKTEPARRPGPPASTSTPRGTVSNRGRGRGRGGNQGGPSNRTRGFSSGSDDGSRSVANQDDNLVIKIENEFFAHHKKSGGQSSGDLKSPGSGMPPSPGFRSEPRSANQRTSPGERTRPVPARGPSGRTSAPKGRGVALKARSEKQRGSPGGIVARGAQPNSDDTVIKVLTFEDNLTHPQPKRNNQKRDRGQQKNTQRTSSQKDSPQSVRESGPVEESKSARELTPEQKRMPLQQRRFSPEQTRDVRHVSPRPEREKIPEETREVTEADSNGVKTPAGAATSREKEEGTPDLYGVHMDEEELQSYQTYLAECREKGDKFLAEYEEDFEEIDYDQYRLKLDVDLCGVVPVSVASPMSDVSGESLSPFMLKTPTGHVKVIDWAAEMDNTYQDSRSSGAFESLNSTNSFAEDAGESAKGDDEGGQEGDVHDDAVQVGDGEDNGVHSGDDDGEDDGDDDEAQEAQYDEEVECDETAGGELDAGVLYDGLEGGEYYVDEEDEEGAEDGDDEFEDAVDDDEEEFYENGEGEVDEAGEAKKVPEETISVVTNETTPVVEQSEGLRDGSQQQEELHLRPSELQETVSDAADVGSAGQPEPQKSATEEDVPDEADAYPDCDQPEDPPMMDAPIESIATGAAVPSSEESKPKTEESISEKEVEMNPTAEEKEKTE